From a region of the Pieris rapae chromosome 22, ilPieRapa1.1, whole genome shotgun sequence genome:
- the LOC111000783 gene encoding protein LLP homolog has product MAKSLRSRWKRKCRAIKRERYAVKELARLKKMLGLKEEEKINPAEVMESDQVIFLDAGALKKEAQKKQAVTEAPEEDVEMSSDEEKVEVADEKGEKRVYSTKTLKDQNGQYPVWLHKRKIAKLTNTKKKLKRKTRNHRKRK; this is encoded by the coding sequence atggcGAAATCTCTACGTAGTAGATGGAAGCGTAAATGTCGTGCAATTAAACGCGAACGTTATGCAGTTAAAGAGTTAGCAAGATTAAAGAAAATGCTCGGtctaaaagaagaagaaaaaattaacCCAGCGGAGGTTATGGAATCCGATCAAGTAATATTTCTAGATGCAGGTGCACTAAAAAAAGAAGCGCAAAAGAAGCAAGCAGTAACAGAAGCTCCGGAAGAGGACGTAGAAATGAGTTCTGATGAAGAGAAGGTTGAGGTTGCAGACGAGAAAGGTGAAAAGCGTGTTTATAGcactaaaacattaaaagatcAAAACGGCCAATACCCAGTATGGCTGCATAAACGGAAAATCGCTAAACTAACAAACacaaagaaaaagttaaagAGAAAGACTAGAAATCATAGGAAACGTAAATAA